The sequence AGATGATCGACGAGCCGTGCTTCAGCCCGACCGAACAGCTCAACGTGGTCGATGTGGCAACCTACGCCACACTGCGCGCGACGCAGGAGCATCTGTGAACACCTGGAAAACGAAGGACGGTATTCATGTCACTGAAGCGCTATGTGCATATCGGCGCGCTATTGCTGGCGATCACCGCGCTCCTGACAGCCTGCGGTCAATCGGCGACAGCGGAAAAGCCAGGAGTATCTACGGCTGTCGTAGGACGCGAGATGAGCTTCACCCCGGCGCTGGTGACGGCCACGGTCGGCAAACCGATCACGATCGCCTTTACCAACGAGGGAGTGATCGAGCACGACTGGGCGGTGCTCAATCTTCCGGCGCATGATGTGCGGGCGACTGAGGCGGAGGACGGTCACAGCCACGCGGCGCAGCCCGTCAGCAATGCCAGCCCGACCGTCCACGTCGCGGCGCTGCCGGGCAAGCAGAGCGATGTGACCTTTACGCCGGAACGCCCAGGCCG comes from Herpetosiphonaceae bacterium and encodes:
- a CDS encoding plastocyanin/azurin family copper-binding protein — translated: MSLKRYVHIGALLLAITALLTACGQSATAEKPGVSTAVVGREMSFTPALVTATVGKPITIAFTNEGVIEHDWAVLNLPAHDVRATEAEDGHSHAAQPVSNASPTVHVAALPGKQSDVTFTPERPGRYTIVCTVPGHKEAGMMGILTVVE